One Vespa crabro chromosome 4, iyVesCrab1.2, whole genome shotgun sequence DNA segment encodes these proteins:
- the LOC124423280 gene encoding inositol polyphosphate-4-phosphatase type I A isoform X2, whose product MRFNKQELLTLATQPSQKFEKEGVLYVRERQEGFFRRTESTGKNLENKRQKGKTHKTLRDLSCVTASTSKVSLERWCRLRGNLLFYFKSREQWSEPLGVIILEQCCVRLDQPTNQIPYGFSIVFDGGLFQQLGANSAEERDSWLQALQLASYECMRSQLLALRQRIEAFSGHKHDTDIHMLRLQRGIFTDPAEIPMCEVSLACDNLLCDGHGRPPNPVLEVDVQLKRSKTWIKYARTEVVERSSNPGFLTTVSFRASDGLSSDTKVRITAYDVRERVSQTATPIGSSIVTFNAIQDTPRLRIPLKSAKTTTVGFLTINVWNLEAEDKGNSTESTPSRNIPNTNSQQLQVLSHRRSQSLPPRLGTKIKLPHQGQLKLLFANPFIQTYRFHSGLGGDICVHEIMAESKLCFQFPQHLLGIWIQEEKELLQEVAGMGELREPWHTKQVELLDRHLHLLHLYSQAKENLADFKGSYFKQSSRRNDRTLEFAPLNLHLQRMWVHNDTLNKCGFYDFVSVGAFTAHSHKSKNGGLIRLVQALKESPTRGNQLYQGTSKIIMAHDAIQAIKQLRRDVVEAMRSLMKLAKRKQTSGMLPICEDMITKTRILLSLWDPGLVEEALTFLEEHKVAKVQEETNEDSSLLDFKVNQSLSPFKRITQQLNFDLKSPDFDDFVTPDTPECMQDTWCEENTKNNYASLTFRNSMNCDNIENTTTTSTTTTTTTTTTTTTTTTTTITTTTTTTTATASTTATTVTTTTGTTATTTTTTQEDKEDFVIFPEVENDQDIKETEATENGNHEVSNNNEDDEEKYDVKKDTDKGKRFLDMKKMCNSPSANYYKPTDEPEPWDLTQLNIEASVMCLVSKVKFLCGRCSSPAVRLRNKNSLGRSQSLKGCLSNNRNNASVVTIQPKNALQSEESSKLLDNSHNSISRQQPSPGMEKSTPAFSKAKEGTTDIYCNTSSDKVCQAVDSMTRVIKSNSGQRNKFIEGLDFASIVDWTSELRPSMKKLRQAMDGLLKTARLTHSVFRVQEDAKTAQRACNVRYRRDVCFSQALTSLVSSIMAKLWCQRPDPMFLLILTTLGPLVSFEGLLSYYGDEIDMWGDMAVAVEDMHTVTFTLSRRGIQPRIEDMSYTPFQLPLPCVVGSRTALTVILPVPDAIYSLLPLVPSSRQTLSFNVTPVFFNIGINEMASLAESLGTIKPQEKSNIDNFDRLNEYYLRFKKLNLPTEPASTRLGTKSALSHTLADMMLNLKTAVHAKVNKNVEILQLSSQICRRMRGLRFTSCKSAKDRTGMSITLEQVNILSTEYHLAEHEFTRALDCMRSEGCRRENTWKNIGVRKYAFNSLQILTFPKLYRPPTGTYGSAQT is encoded by the exons atgagGTTCAACAAACAAGAGTTATTGACCCTGGCAACTCAGCCGTCTCAAAAATTTGAAAAGGAGGGTGTTTTATACGTTCGTGAACGCCAAGAAGGATTTTTTCGCAGAACTGAGA GTACAGGTAAAAATCTTGAgaacaaaagacaaaaaggGAAAACACATAAGACTCTACGAGACCTCAGTTGCGTTACAGCCAGCACGAGTAAAG TAAGTCTAGAACGATGGTGCAGGTTAAGAGGAAACCtcctattttatttcaaatcaaGAGAACAGTGGTCAGAGCCTCTTGGTGTTATTATTCTGGAACAATGCTGTGTCCGATTGGATCAACCTACAAATCAAATTCCATATGGATTCAGCATAG TATTTGATGGTGGCTTGTTCCAACAATTGGGAGCAAACTCAGCTGAAGAACGAGATAGCTGGTTACAAGCATTGCAGTTAGCTAGCTATGAGTGTATGCGCAGTCAACTCTTAGCATTGAGACAACGCATAGAAGCTTTTAGTGGACACAAACATGATACTGACATACATATGCTGAGGTTACAACGTGGGATTTTTACAG ATCCTGCAGAAATACCAATGTGCGAGGTATCGCTAGCATGTGATAATCTTTTATGCGATGGACATGGTCGACCTCCTAATCCTGTCTTAGAAGTAGACGTTCAATTGAAGCGTTCAAAGACATGGATCAAATATGCACGAACGGAAGTTGTCGAg AGAAGTAGCAATCCTGGATTTTTAACAACTGTGAGCTTTAGAGCAAGCGACGGTCTTAGCTCTGATACGAAAGTACGAATAACAGCCTATGATGTCAGAGAAAGAGTAAGTCAAACGGCAACACCAATAGGAAGTTCGATAGTAACCTTCAACGCAATCCAAGATACACCTAGATTACGAATACCCTTAAAATCTGCTAAAACAACTACTGTTGGGTTTTTGACAATTAATGTATGGAATCTGGAAGCTGAAGACAAAGGAAATAGTACAGAAAGTACACcttctagaaatattccaaatacaAACAGTCAGCAG TTACAGGTTTTATCGCATAGACGGTCGCAATCATTACCTCCAAGATTAGGAACTAAAATAAAACTTCCACATCAAGgacaattgaaattattatttgccaATCCATTCATTCAGACATATAG GTTTCATTCAGGCCTGGGTGGAGACATATGTGTACATGAAATTATGGCAGAAAGCAAATTATGCTTTCAGTTTCCACAACATTTACT TGGAATTTGGATAcaagaggagaaagaattaCTTCAAGAAGTAGCTGGTATGGGTGAATTAAGAGAACCATGGCATACAAAACAAGTTGAATTACTCGATCGCCATCTTCatcttttacatttatattcacAAGCCAAGGAGAATTTAGCGGATTTTAAag GAAGTTATTTCAAACAATCATCTCGTAGAAATGATCGAACATTGGAATTTGCACCTTTAAATTTGCATCTTCAAAGAATGTGGGTTCATAATGATACATTGAATAAATGTGGATTTTATGATTTTGTCAGTGTAGGCGCATTTACTGCCCATTCTCACAAGAGTAAAAACGGTGGACTGATAAG ACTTGTACAAGCACTTAAAGAATCTCCAACGCGAGGAAATCAATTGTATCAAGGaacatcaaaaataattatggcACACGATGCCATTCAGGCTATCAAACAATTAAGAAGAGATGTTGTAGAAGCAATGCGTTCTCTGATGAAACTTGCCAAACGAAAGCAAACTAGCGGTATGTTACCAATATGTGAAGATATGATAACAAAGACAAGAATATTGCTTAGCCTTTGGGATCCAGGCCTTGTGGAAGAAGCTTTGACTTTCCTAGAAGAGCATAAGGTAGCGAAGGTTCAAGAAGAGACGAACGAAGATAGTTCTTTATTAGATTTCAAAGTTAATCAATCCTTGTCTCCATTTAAACGAATCACGCAACAActtaattttgatttaaagAGTCCCGATTTTGATGATTTCGTTACTCCCGATACCCCAGAATGTATGCAAGATACTTGGTGCGAAGAAAATACCAAAAACAACTATGCTTCTTTGACATTTAGAAATAGTATGAATTGCGACAACATCGaaaatactactactacatctactactactactactactactactactactactactactactactactactactattactactactactaccaccactactgctactgcttctactactgctactacggttactactactactggaACGACTGcaactaccactactactacgcaagaagataaagaagactTCGTTATATTTCCGGAAGTAGAAAATGATCAGGATATAAAGGAAACGGAAGCCACGGAAAATGGCAATCACGAGgtaagcaataataacgaagacgATGAAGAGAAATATGACGTCAAAAAGGATACCGATAAAGGCAAACGTTTCTTGGACATGAAAAAAATGTGTAACTCTCCGTCtgcaaattattataaaccgACGGACGAGCCGGAACCCTGGGATCTCACACAGCTAAACATTGAAGCGAGTGTGATGTGCCTGGTATCAAAAGTCAAATTCCTTTGCGGTAGATGCAGCAGTCCAGCTGTACGTTTACGTAACAAAAATAGTTTAGGACGATCGCAGAGTCTCAAGGGATGTCTGTCGAACAATCGAAACAATGCAAGTGTTGTGACAATTCAGCCTAAGAATGCGTTGCAGAGCGAAGAATCAAGTAAGTTGCTGGACAATTCACACAACTCCATCTCACGACAGCAACCAAGTCCCGGAATGGAAAAGTCAACGCCAGCTTTCTCCAAAGCCAAAGAag GGACTACtgatatttattgtaatacGTCTTCCGATAAAGTGTGCCAAGCTGTTGACTCAATGACAAGAGTGATTAAAAGTAATTCTGGACAGAGGAACAAGTTTATCGAAGGTCTAGACTTTGCATCGATCGTAGACTGGACGAGTGAACTTAGACCAAGTATGAAAAAGCTGCGCCAGGCTATGGATGGGCTTCTTAAAACTGCAAGGCTCACGCATTCGGTATTTCGAGTTCAAGAGGATGCCAAGACAGCTCAACGTGCTTGTAACGTCCGATATAGACGAGACGTTTGTTTCAGTCAGGca cTTACATCGTTAGTGTCTAGTATCATGGCAAAACTATGGTGTCAAAGGCCTGATCCAatgtttctattaattttgacGACCCTTGGACCTCTAGTTTCTTTTGAGGGACTTCTCAGTTATTACGGCGATGAAATTGATATGTGGGGAGACATGGCGGTTGCTGTTGAAGATATGCATACCGTTACGTTTACTTTATCTAGACGTGGTATTCAGCCTAg AATCGAAGACATGAGCTACACGCCCTTTCAACTTCCATTACCTTGCGTAGTCGGTTCTCGGACCGCTTTGACAGTAATACTTCCAGTACCAGATgctatatattctttattgccATTAGTACCTTCCTCAAGGCAGACCTTATCCTTCAACGTGACACCTGTATTCTTCAATATAGGTATTAACGAAATGGCATCCTTGGCTGAAAGTCTTGGTACTATTAAACCACaagagaaaagtaatattgataatttcgatagactgaacgaatattatttaagattcaAAAAACTCAATTTGCCTACGGAACCAGCATCTACTCGGC TTGGTACGAAATCTGCTTTGAGTCATACATTGGCCGACATGatgttaaatttaaaaacaGCGGTTCATGCTAAGGTGAATAAAAACGTCGAGATATTGCAATTGTCTTCGCAAATATGTCGACGTATGCGTGGCTTAAGATTTACCAGTTGCAAAAGTGCCAAAGATAGGACTGGCATGTCGATCACTTTAGAACAGGTAAACATATTATCGACGGAGTATCATTTAGCGGAGCACGAGTTTACAAGAGCGCTCGATTGTATGCGAAG TGAAGGATGTCGACGCGAAAACACATGGAAGAATATCGGAGTACGGAAATACGCGTTCAACAGTCTACAGATTTTAACTTTCCCAAAACTATATCGACCACCAACCGGTACCTATGGATCAGCACAAACTTAA
- the LOC124423280 gene encoding inositol polyphosphate-4-phosphatase type I A isoform X3: protein MRFNKQELLTLATQPSQKFEKEGVLYVRERQEGFFRRTESTGKNLENKRQKGKTHKTLRDLSCVTASTSKVSLERWCRLRGNLLFYFKSREQWSEPLGVIILEQCCVRLDQPTNQIPYGFSIVFDGGLFQQLGANSAEERDSWLQALQLASYECMRSQLLALRQRIEAFSGHKHDTDIHMLRLQRGIFTDPAEIPMCEVSLACDNLLCDGHGRPPNPVLEVDVQLKRSKTWIKYARTEVVERSSNPGFLTTVSFRASDGLSSDTKVRITAYDVRERVSQTATPIGSSIVTFNAIQDTPRLRIPLKSAKTTTVGFLTINVWNLEAEDKGNSTESTPSRNIPNTNSQQVLSHRRSQSLPPRLGTKIKLPHQGQLKLLFANPFIQTYRFHSGLGGDICVHEIMAESKLCFQFPQHLLGIWIQEEKELLQEVAGMGELREPWHTKQVELLDRHLHLLHLYSQAKENLADFKGSYFKQSSRRNDRTLEFAPLNLHLQRMWVHNDTLNKCGFYDFVSVGAFTAHSHKSKNGGLIRLVQALKESPTRGNQLYQGTSKIIMAHDAIQAIKQLRRDVVEAMRSLMKLAKRKQTSGMLPICEDMITKTRILLSLWDPGLVEEALTFLEEHKVAKVQEETNEDSSLLDFKVNQSLSPFKRITQQLNFDLKSPDFDDFVTPDTPECMQDTWCEENTKNNYASLTFRNSMNCDNIENTTTTSTTTTTTTTTTTTTTTTTTITTTTTTTTATASTTATTVTTTTGTTATTTTTTQEDKEDFVIFPEVENDQDIKETEATENGNHEVSNNNEDDEEKYDVKKDTDKGKRFLDMKKMCNSPSANYYKPTDEPEPWDLTQLNIEASVMCLVSKVKFLCGRCSSPAVRLRNKNSLGRSQSLKGCLSNNRNNASVVTIQPKNALQSEESSKLLDNSHNSISRQQPSPGMEKSTPAFSKAKEGTTDIYCNTSSDKVCQAVDSMTRVIKSNSGQRNKFIEGLDFASIVDWTSELRPSMKKLRQAMDGLLKTARLTHSVFRVQEDAKTAQRACNVRYRRDVCFSQALTSLVSSIMAKLWCQRPDPMFLLILTTLGPLVSFEGLLSYYGDEIDMWGDMAVAVEDMHTVTFTLSRRGIQPRIEDMSYTPFQLPLPCVVGSRTALTVILPVPDAIYSLLPLVPSSRQTLSFNVTPVFFNIGINEMASLAESLGTIKPQEKSNIDNFDRLNEYYLRFKKLNLPTEPASTRLGTKSALSHTLADMMLNLKTAVHAKVNKNVEILQLSSQICRRMRGLRFTSCKSAKDRTGMSITLEQVNILSTEYHLAEHEFTRALDCMRSEGCRRENTWKNIGVRKYAFNSLQILTFPKLYRPPTGTYGSAQT from the exons atgagGTTCAACAAACAAGAGTTATTGACCCTGGCAACTCAGCCGTCTCAAAAATTTGAAAAGGAGGGTGTTTTATACGTTCGTGAACGCCAAGAAGGATTTTTTCGCAGAACTGAGA GTACAGGTAAAAATCTTGAgaacaaaagacaaaaaggGAAAACACATAAGACTCTACGAGACCTCAGTTGCGTTACAGCCAGCACGAGTAAAG TAAGTCTAGAACGATGGTGCAGGTTAAGAGGAAACCtcctattttatttcaaatcaaGAGAACAGTGGTCAGAGCCTCTTGGTGTTATTATTCTGGAACAATGCTGTGTCCGATTGGATCAACCTACAAATCAAATTCCATATGGATTCAGCATAG TATTTGATGGTGGCTTGTTCCAACAATTGGGAGCAAACTCAGCTGAAGAACGAGATAGCTGGTTACAAGCATTGCAGTTAGCTAGCTATGAGTGTATGCGCAGTCAACTCTTAGCATTGAGACAACGCATAGAAGCTTTTAGTGGACACAAACATGATACTGACATACATATGCTGAGGTTACAACGTGGGATTTTTACAG ATCCTGCAGAAATACCAATGTGCGAGGTATCGCTAGCATGTGATAATCTTTTATGCGATGGACATGGTCGACCTCCTAATCCTGTCTTAGAAGTAGACGTTCAATTGAAGCGTTCAAAGACATGGATCAAATATGCACGAACGGAAGTTGTCGAg AGAAGTAGCAATCCTGGATTTTTAACAACTGTGAGCTTTAGAGCAAGCGACGGTCTTAGCTCTGATACGAAAGTACGAATAACAGCCTATGATGTCAGAGAAAGAGTAAGTCAAACGGCAACACCAATAGGAAGTTCGATAGTAACCTTCAACGCAATCCAAGATACACCTAGATTACGAATACCCTTAAAATCTGCTAAAACAACTACTGTTGGGTTTTTGACAATTAATGTATGGAATCTGGAAGCTGAAGACAAAGGAAATAGTACAGAAAGTACACcttctagaaatattccaaatacaAACAGTCAGCAG GTTTTATCGCATAGACGGTCGCAATCATTACCTCCAAGATTAGGAACTAAAATAAAACTTCCACATCAAGgacaattgaaattattatttgccaATCCATTCATTCAGACATATAG GTTTCATTCAGGCCTGGGTGGAGACATATGTGTACATGAAATTATGGCAGAAAGCAAATTATGCTTTCAGTTTCCACAACATTTACT TGGAATTTGGATAcaagaggagaaagaattaCTTCAAGAAGTAGCTGGTATGGGTGAATTAAGAGAACCATGGCATACAAAACAAGTTGAATTACTCGATCGCCATCTTCatcttttacatttatattcacAAGCCAAGGAGAATTTAGCGGATTTTAAag GAAGTTATTTCAAACAATCATCTCGTAGAAATGATCGAACATTGGAATTTGCACCTTTAAATTTGCATCTTCAAAGAATGTGGGTTCATAATGATACATTGAATAAATGTGGATTTTATGATTTTGTCAGTGTAGGCGCATTTACTGCCCATTCTCACAAGAGTAAAAACGGTGGACTGATAAG ACTTGTACAAGCACTTAAAGAATCTCCAACGCGAGGAAATCAATTGTATCAAGGaacatcaaaaataattatggcACACGATGCCATTCAGGCTATCAAACAATTAAGAAGAGATGTTGTAGAAGCAATGCGTTCTCTGATGAAACTTGCCAAACGAAAGCAAACTAGCGGTATGTTACCAATATGTGAAGATATGATAACAAAGACAAGAATATTGCTTAGCCTTTGGGATCCAGGCCTTGTGGAAGAAGCTTTGACTTTCCTAGAAGAGCATAAGGTAGCGAAGGTTCAAGAAGAGACGAACGAAGATAGTTCTTTATTAGATTTCAAAGTTAATCAATCCTTGTCTCCATTTAAACGAATCACGCAACAActtaattttgatttaaagAGTCCCGATTTTGATGATTTCGTTACTCCCGATACCCCAGAATGTATGCAAGATACTTGGTGCGAAGAAAATACCAAAAACAACTATGCTTCTTTGACATTTAGAAATAGTATGAATTGCGACAACATCGaaaatactactactacatctactactactactactactactactactactactactactactactactactactattactactactactaccaccactactgctactgcttctactactgctactacggttactactactactggaACGACTGcaactaccactactactacgcaagaagataaagaagactTCGTTATATTTCCGGAAGTAGAAAATGATCAGGATATAAAGGAAACGGAAGCCACGGAAAATGGCAATCACGAGgtaagcaataataacgaagacgATGAAGAGAAATATGACGTCAAAAAGGATACCGATAAAGGCAAACGTTTCTTGGACATGAAAAAAATGTGTAACTCTCCGTCtgcaaattattataaaccgACGGACGAGCCGGAACCCTGGGATCTCACACAGCTAAACATTGAAGCGAGTGTGATGTGCCTGGTATCAAAAGTCAAATTCCTTTGCGGTAGATGCAGCAGTCCAGCTGTACGTTTACGTAACAAAAATAGTTTAGGACGATCGCAGAGTCTCAAGGGATGTCTGTCGAACAATCGAAACAATGCAAGTGTTGTGACAATTCAGCCTAAGAATGCGTTGCAGAGCGAAGAATCAAGTAAGTTGCTGGACAATTCACACAACTCCATCTCACGACAGCAACCAAGTCCCGGAATGGAAAAGTCAACGCCAGCTTTCTCCAAAGCCAAAGAag GGACTACtgatatttattgtaatacGTCTTCCGATAAAGTGTGCCAAGCTGTTGACTCAATGACAAGAGTGATTAAAAGTAATTCTGGACAGAGGAACAAGTTTATCGAAGGTCTAGACTTTGCATCGATCGTAGACTGGACGAGTGAACTTAGACCAAGTATGAAAAAGCTGCGCCAGGCTATGGATGGGCTTCTTAAAACTGCAAGGCTCACGCATTCGGTATTTCGAGTTCAAGAGGATGCCAAGACAGCTCAACGTGCTTGTAACGTCCGATATAGACGAGACGTTTGTTTCAGTCAGGca cTTACATCGTTAGTGTCTAGTATCATGGCAAAACTATGGTGTCAAAGGCCTGATCCAatgtttctattaattttgacGACCCTTGGACCTCTAGTTTCTTTTGAGGGACTTCTCAGTTATTACGGCGATGAAATTGATATGTGGGGAGACATGGCGGTTGCTGTTGAAGATATGCATACCGTTACGTTTACTTTATCTAGACGTGGTATTCAGCCTAg AATCGAAGACATGAGCTACACGCCCTTTCAACTTCCATTACCTTGCGTAGTCGGTTCTCGGACCGCTTTGACAGTAATACTTCCAGTACCAGATgctatatattctttattgccATTAGTACCTTCCTCAAGGCAGACCTTATCCTTCAACGTGACACCTGTATTCTTCAATATAGGTATTAACGAAATGGCATCCTTGGCTGAAAGTCTTGGTACTATTAAACCACaagagaaaagtaatattgataatttcgatagactgaacgaatattatttaagattcaAAAAACTCAATTTGCCTACGGAACCAGCATCTACTCGGC TTGGTACGAAATCTGCTTTGAGTCATACATTGGCCGACATGatgttaaatttaaaaacaGCGGTTCATGCTAAGGTGAATAAAAACGTCGAGATATTGCAATTGTCTTCGCAAATATGTCGACGTATGCGTGGCTTAAGATTTACCAGTTGCAAAAGTGCCAAAGATAGGACTGGCATGTCGATCACTTTAGAACAGGTAAACATATTATCGACGGAGTATCATTTAGCGGAGCACGAGTTTACAAGAGCGCTCGATTGTATGCGAAG TGAAGGATGTCGACGCGAAAACACATGGAAGAATATCGGAGTACGGAAATACGCGTTCAACAGTCTACAGATTTTAACTTTCCCAAAACTATATCGACCACCAACCGGTACCTATGGATCAGCACAAACTTAA